In Tripterygium wilfordii isolate XIE 37 chromosome 17, ASM1340144v1, whole genome shotgun sequence, the genomic window ACCTTATGTGGATTCTAACTCAAAGTAATAAAATCGCAAGGATCAGTTCAGGATAAGCATATATTAAGACATAACAATGGatgaaataaatacaataaCACCCATATTTTATAAAAGAGGATTGCCCATTTACCTTGTCATctataaaaaaattcagaaaataaTCCAGAGTCCTGAAAGTGCtctaatttataataaaattagCAGATTTACTACTGACCAAGATCACTAAGTTAATCAAAACACCGACTAGAAAACCCCAATTTCTCACAAAATGGCAATCCCGATCCACAATGCAGTAGGATTGAAGATATCGTAATATAAAGCATACacgccacaaaaaaaaaagaacacatttTTTACCAAAACGAGGATATGAACACAGACCTATATCATCGAACCATATAAGTATAGACAAAATCCATTTGCAGACATAACAAACAACCCATAAAACTCAAAATCGCAATTAGGCGAAGTACCTCAAATTGAGAAGAGTGACTCGGTATCAGTGAGATTGAGATTGTGAAGGCGCAGAGGAATGGTGATGAGAAGGCGCATAGAGCTTGTTGTAGACTTGCTCGCCGACGAGATAGATGCCGAAGGCGACGAGGGCGATTCCAAGGCCAGGAGTCGCGTGCCGCAGCTGATTGCCCAGCATCGGATGCTTCCTCCACTCGTCTCTCCTCCGGAAGAACTCCCCTGTGGTTCCCAGCTGTTTCGCCATGTCTCCTCTTCACTTCCTGctctctctcaagtctcaaagCCAAAGATGCGTCATGCGTGGGCCATTAGAGGTTGaggttcttttattttgtttgtgtaGGCTCTAGTTGGTACGacgggcttgggcttgggcttgggctagGGCTTGGTCTTGGGCTTTTGTATGACTTATTTGGGCTTAAGGTCAAAGCCCATTTCCTTTTTTGTCCTGTGTCGCTCTTTCTGCATGTGTGTCCGAGAGAGAGCGAGTGGGACACGGCGCTTCTTCAGTGCAACCtcactctctttctttcttgctcCTCTTACTCTTCGTCTTCTTGGTCTCAGTTGCTGCCGTCAATTTTCTGCTAAATTTTCATTGCGACACTCTCCACCAAATTCTCAAGTCTAGGCAAGCTATGGATATTGTTTGTTCCTTGAGATTATTCGAGGAAGAACAAGTAGAGAAGAAAGGACTTATGGAGTGAAAGCATGAAAAAACGAACCTTTATGTGGTTTTTCTGTCAATATCTTATTGTTTTAATCTGTTGGTGGTGGTTGTTCCGGTGATAAGATTAATTTGACAAAAAGGGACAAAATTGCTACTACTAGGATTAATTGCTTTTCAAAAGTTGAGGAtgtaagagcaattgcaattaACAACATTCACTTGTTCATGGATCCTAGATTTTCTAAATTTGATGGCACATGGATTTAAATTTGGACACAACAACTTTTTAATGTCTCATTTCTGATGGGTCAAACAGCATGACATGAAATCATGCTTGTCCACATATTGGCTTCATTTGAGGCCCACCTCAACTATCACACTCACAACTATATAAAAatctataattataattaacccTAACAAAAAGGTGTAGTTCCTCGTGatacaagaaaataataatactaCGTTAGAAAAATTCATAAAaactcataaaaataaaataaatataagctCTCTCTTTCTAGATCTGTATGTGGCCATGCTCCTTTTTCTCGTTGAATATGTGACAAGACCCCTTTATATATTTCCTGAGTTTCCTTAGGTCAAAACCCTATTAGCTTTTTCCTAAATCAAGTAcaattaaaccaaaaaaataaatcatattcTTAACAAAACTTGGGCGCCGCAATTAAAATCCGTCCAGTTGCATTTTCGATCAAGCAACCTCTGGATCCCGCTCCTGTGCTTCTTCTCTACCAAGTTGGTGATGTTCATCTTCCGATTCTGCTCGAGCGCTAACAGTAAGTCCGAACGTGTCCTATAGTCCAAATTCAGTGAAAAAAATTTTAGGactatttaatgaaaaattacCCAATTTTCTTATTGATTATTGTAGTAACTGATTTTTGTCCggtcaaaaataataataaatgaaaaaatgaaatcGGAAATATCATTAAGACAAGAAAAATAGAATCccaattattttctttgtttaaaagccCGTGAGcccataaactcaaaatttaagaTACAATTCCAAGTAAGCCCAAATCTTGACCTAATTACCCACCCAAGTCCAAACCATATAAagtaaaaaccctaaaaaaatatctaagaaataaagatttgaaaatatagaaaaataaataataaaaagaggAGAAGGTTGGCGCACAATAAGTAAAAAAGGGAGATTTGGaattaaagaaaaaggaaatgaaaaagaaaaggtgaaaTGTGTGCCGTGTATAAaggaaaaagacaaaacaaaggttttgggtttttgattAAAATGAGAGACGTGAGACAGAGATAGCGTGTGGGAAAGGTGATAGAGTAGGAGAGGTTTTggcagaaaaaagagaggagataaTGTGAGAGGGAGAGAAAAGGTGGCagaaaaaagggtaaaaagGGGGCGCAAAAGAAAGAAACGgaggagaaaagagagaggttTTTCGGggggaagagaaaaaaaaagaagctaaaggAGAAAAAGAGCAACCGGgtgagaggagaaaaaaaaggaagaagaaagaaaacagagagGAGATTTGGAGAGAACAATGGCAGTCGTTGCACACTAGTAGACAAATAGGTTTTGGGAAATGGATCCACTGCCACTGGAGAAGAAGAACCAGAGGAGAGGGAAATCAGAAGAGGTAAATATCGGTACAAATCTTTATCATCTTCTGTCTCTTTGCTTTGGTGACAATCTGGTTTTGTTGATTGGCTTCTATTGCATTTCTCGGATTCCATTTCTTGAACGGGAAATGATACGTTTCTATCACTCCCGgattctctgttttctttggtCTCTGTTCCTATCTATCCAATTCATAGGGCTGGTTCAAGAACTTATTCTATATATGTTCATGTTGCCAAATCTGATTCATAATGAGGGCTTGGGTTCC contains:
- the LOC119981773 gene encoding NADH dehydrogenase [ubiquinone] 1 beta subcomplex subunit 3-B-like translates to MAKQLGTTGEFFRRRDEWRKHPMLGNQLRHATPGLGIALVAFGIYLVGEQVYNKLYAPSHHHSSAPSQSQSH